A genomic stretch from Bradyrhizobium sp. 195 includes:
- a CDS encoding ATP-binding protein — translation MWQRLSFRTQLFLPLGASFLAALILGGVLLQIFATSQLADENEPARRSTRTIATALNNTLRASDNPQKMLDAFVQSLTTSSDIQFRSAEGAPVRSPRNDTRNLQGVPQWFVNLLMVPGTDVAAPVLIDGRRIGDIVFLPDLTADLFEKWIGLLALTSLVAVLTVLTGIIAYVFAGSALRPLQQLGEGLTRMRRGDYAKPIPVAGPPEVRQSCAEANALAATLAQFSQDNRDLMHRLVSLQDDERRDLARELHDELGPLLFSIRAGTIALIEASPPVGNLGNSAQQVLQSVEALQQTNRRILDRLRPLYIEELGLATSVQTLLRNFRKQAPHIVLTDTIDPDLNVIDGPLARTIYRVIQEALTNVLRHAKASSAHVQATVSGEALIVEISDDGGGFPADNVFGRGLTGMHERVRALSGSLSLLRVDERTYVRCRLPAEPAREVPVGG, via the coding sequence ATGTGGCAACGGCTCTCGTTCAGAACGCAACTGTTTCTTCCGCTCGGCGCGAGCTTTCTCGCAGCCCTGATCCTGGGCGGGGTGCTGCTCCAGATATTCGCAACCAGCCAGCTGGCCGACGAAAACGAGCCCGCTCGACGTTCGACCCGAACGATCGCCACCGCACTCAACAACACTTTGCGCGCGTCGGACAATCCGCAGAAGATGCTTGACGCCTTTGTCCAATCCTTGACCACCTCCTCGGACATCCAATTCCGTTCCGCGGAAGGCGCGCCCGTGCGTTCGCCAAGGAACGATACGCGCAACCTGCAAGGGGTGCCGCAGTGGTTCGTCAACCTGCTTATGGTACCGGGCACGGACGTTGCGGCCCCGGTGCTGATCGATGGCAGACGTATCGGCGATATCGTGTTCCTGCCGGACCTCACGGCCGACCTGTTCGAGAAATGGATCGGCTTGCTGGCCCTGACCAGCCTCGTCGCCGTGCTGACGGTGCTCACTGGAATCATCGCCTACGTCTTCGCGGGATCTGCCCTGCGTCCCCTGCAGCAGCTCGGTGAGGGCCTGACGCGGATGCGGCGTGGCGACTACGCAAAGCCGATCCCGGTCGCAGGGCCGCCGGAGGTTCGGCAGAGTTGTGCGGAGGCAAATGCGCTGGCTGCCACGCTTGCGCAATTCAGCCAGGACAATCGCGATCTGATGCACCGCCTGGTGTCGCTCCAGGACGACGAGCGGCGCGATCTCGCCCGCGAATTGCACGACGAGCTCGGACCGCTGCTGTTCAGCATCCGCGCCGGTACGATCGCGCTGATCGAAGCCTCGCCGCCGGTGGGAAATCTCGGCAACTCGGCACAGCAGGTACTGCAATCGGTCGAGGCGCTCCAGCAGACCAACCGCCGCATCCTCGACCGACTGCGGCCGCTCTACATCGAGGAGCTGGGCCTTGCGACCAGCGTGCAGACGCTGCTCCGGAACTTTCGCAAGCAGGCACCGCATATCGTCCTGACGGATACGATCGATCCAGATCTCAACGTGATCGACGGGCCGTTGGCTCGGACCATCTATCGGGTGATCCAGGAGGCACTGACCAACGTGCTGCGCCACGCCAAGGCCAGCAGCGCCCATGTCCAGGCGACCGTCAGCGGCGAGGCGCTCATCGTCGAGATCTCCGACGACGGCGGCGGCTTTCCCGCCGACAATGTCTTCGGCCGTGGCCTGACCGGCATGCATGAGCGCGTGCGCGCGCTCAGCGGATCGTTGTCACTGCTGCGCGTGGATGAGCGAACCTATGTACGCTGCCGCCTTCCGGCCGAACCGGCACGCGAGGTGCCGGTCGGCGGCTAG
- a CDS encoding response regulator transcription factor, which yields MQDTAKPGTRVLIVDDHPVVLSGCRTLFASDQSIRIDEATDAKSGHRAYVSKRPDVTVIDISLPDVSGFELMRRIRKDDPDAKIIMFSMNDDPAFVVRAVELGAQGYVSKGDDPRILLKAVRKVVAGDNFISPQLAEAVTFSGAAIKANPASQMTPRELEILRLLGRGDKIVEVAEALGISYKTVANTTSLLKQKLGAKNHSDLIRIAVEIGMN from the coding sequence ATGCAAGATACCGCCAAGCCGGGGACCCGGGTCCTCATCGTCGATGACCATCCCGTGGTGCTGTCCGGTTGCCGCACCCTGTTCGCTTCGGACCAATCGATCCGTATCGACGAGGCGACGGACGCCAAATCCGGGCATCGCGCCTATGTCAGCAAGCGGCCCGACGTCACCGTGATCGACATCAGCCTGCCCGATGTCTCGGGCTTCGAGCTGATGCGACGCATCCGCAAGGACGATCCCGACGCCAAGATCATCATGTTCAGCATGAACGACGATCCGGCTTTCGTGGTGCGGGCAGTCGAGCTCGGGGCGCAGGGCTATGTCTCCAAGGGCGATGATCCCAGGATCCTGCTGAAAGCGGTGCGCAAGGTGGTCGCTGGCGACAATTTCATCTCACCGCAGCTTGCGGAAGCCGTGACGTTTTCCGGCGCGGCGATCAAGGCCAACCCGGCCTCGCAGATGACGCCGAGGGAACTCGAAATTCTCCGCCTGCTCGGACGCGGCGACAAGATCGTGGAAGTCGCCGAGGCGCTTGGCATCTCCTACAAGACGGTCGCTAACACCACGTCCCTGCTCAAGCAGAAGCTGGGGGCCAAGAACCATTCCGACCTGATCAGGATCGCGGTGGAAATCGGGATGAATTGA
- the thrC gene encoding threonine synthase, which yields MTRYISTRGEAPELGFCDVMLTGLARDGGLYVPATWPQLSTDAIAGFFGRPYWEVAVDVIRPFAGGEITDAELGRMANEAYATFRHPAVVPLRQMSPHQFVLELFHGPTLAFKDVAMQLISRLMDHVLAKRGQRTTIVVATSGDTGGAAVEAFAGLENVDLIVLFPHGRISEVQRRMMTSTGAVNVHALAIEGNFDDCQALVKGMFNNHRFRDATSLSGVNSINWARIVAQVVYYFTSAVAVGAPARAVDFVVPTGNFGDIFAGYVAKRMGLPVRTLRIAANVNDILARTLKTGIYEVREVHATASPSMDIQISSNFERLLFEAGRRDAASVRRLMDSLKQSGRFVLPDATLAAIREEFDAGRADETETAAAIRAGWREAGELVDPHTAVALAVADRDTTDTRVPSIVLSTAHPAKFPDAVEAACGQRPQLPAWLDGLMTKSEHMKVMKNDQAEIERFVLSVSRAAKQGVAG from the coding sequence TTGACTCGTTATATCTCGACCCGGGGCGAGGCCCCCGAACTCGGCTTCTGCGACGTGATGCTGACCGGGCTCGCCCGGGATGGCGGCCTGTACGTGCCGGCCACTTGGCCGCAGCTCTCCACTGATGCCATCGCCGGCTTCTTCGGCCGTCCCTATTGGGAGGTCGCGGTCGACGTGATTCGTCCCTTCGCAGGCGGCGAGATCACCGACGCCGAACTCGGCCGCATGGCAAACGAGGCCTACGCAACCTTCCGCCATCCGGCGGTGGTGCCGCTGCGCCAGATGTCGCCGCACCAGTTCGTGCTGGAGCTGTTCCACGGTCCGACGCTCGCCTTCAAGGACGTGGCGATGCAGCTGATCTCGCGGCTGATGGACCACGTGCTCGCCAAGCGCGGCCAACGCACCACCATCGTGGTCGCGACGTCAGGCGATACCGGCGGCGCGGCGGTCGAAGCCTTCGCCGGCCTCGAGAACGTGGATCTCATCGTGCTGTTCCCGCACGGCCGCATCTCAGAGGTGCAGCGGCGGATGATGACTTCGACGGGCGCGGTCAACGTCCATGCCCTCGCCATCGAGGGCAATTTCGACGACTGCCAGGCGCTCGTGAAGGGAATGTTCAACAACCATCGCTTCCGCGATGCGACCTCGCTTTCCGGCGTCAATTCCATCAACTGGGCGCGCATCGTGGCCCAGGTCGTCTACTATTTCACCTCCGCCGTTGCCGTCGGCGCGCCGGCGCGCGCGGTGGATTTCGTCGTGCCGACCGGCAATTTCGGCGACATCTTTGCCGGCTATGTCGCCAAGCGCATGGGCCTGCCGGTGCGGACCCTGCGCATCGCCGCCAACGTCAACGACATCCTGGCGCGCACGCTGAAGACGGGGATCTATGAGGTGCGCGAGGTGCACGCGACGGCGTCGCCGTCGATGGACATCCAGATCTCGTCGAATTTCGAGCGACTGCTGTTCGAGGCCGGCCGGCGCGATGCGGCAAGCGTGCGCCGTCTGATGGATTCGCTGAAGCAGTCAGGTCGTTTCGTGCTGCCCGATGCGACGCTGGCCGCAATCCGCGAAGAGTTCGACGCCGGCCGCGCCGACGAGACCGAGACCGCGGCTGCGATCCGCGCCGGCTGGCGCGAGGCAGGCGAGCTGGTCGATCCCCATACGGCGGTGGCGCTCGCTGTCGCCGATCGCGACACCACCGACACGAGGGTGCCGAGCATCGTGCTCTCCACCGCCCATCCGGCCAAATTCCCCGATGCTGTCGAAGCGGCCTGCGGCCAGCGGCCGCAATTGCCGGCCTGGCTCGACGGATTGATGACCAAATCCGAACACATGAAGGTGATGAAGAACGATCAGGCCGAGATCGAGCGGTTCGTGCTGTCGGTCAGCCGCGCCGCAAAGCAAGGAGTTGCCGGATGA
- a CDS encoding F0F1 ATP synthase subunit B family protein — translation MAESHGGAKGPAAGAHTEADGGHHGGGFPPFESSNYASQLVSLAIFFVLLYVIVSKLALPKVGGAIEARQNKIEGDLAEAQSLKDQSDAALKAYETELASARTRAQAIGNESRDKANAQAEAERKSLEEQLAAKLAGAEKTIASTRATAMSNVRGIAADAAGQIVQQLTGIVPDAASVGAAVDASLKG, via the coding sequence GTGGCTGAAAGTCATGGCGGCGCAAAAGGTCCGGCGGCGGGCGCTCACACCGAGGCTGACGGTGGTCACCACGGTGGCGGGTTTCCGCCGTTCGAGAGCAGCAATTACGCTTCACAGCTGGTGTCGCTCGCGATCTTCTTCGTCCTGCTTTACGTGATCGTGTCCAAGCTCGCTCTGCCGAAGGTCGGCGGTGCGATCGAGGCGCGTCAGAACAAGATCGAGGGTGACCTCGCCGAAGCGCAGTCGCTGAAGGACCAGTCCGACGCGGCGCTGAAGGCCTATGAAACCGAGCTCGCTTCGGCGCGCACGCGGGCACAGGCGATCGGCAACGAATCCCGCGACAAGGCGAATGCGCAGGCGGAAGCCGAACGCAAGTCGCTGGAAGAACAACTGGCGGCCAAGCTCGCCGGGGCGGAGAAGACCATCGCCTCGACCCGCGCCACCGCCATGAGCAACGTCCGCGGCATCGCGGCCGATGCGGCAGGTCAGATCGTGCAGCAGCTCACCGGCATCGTTCCGGATGCGGCCTCGGTCGGTGCTGCCGTTGACGCGTCCTTGAAGGGGTAG
- a CDS encoding GNAT family N-acetyltransferase gives MALFRLPSSGPAALAPRGNGLLLRAPQMSDFLQWAHLRETSRDYLTPWEPIWPSDDLTRSGFRRRLRRYSEDIAADRSYPFLIFRELDGAMVGGITLANVRRGIVQAGTIGYWVGQPHAHRGYMTAALRVLLPTLFGELNLHRVEAACIPTNAPSIRVLEKCGFSREGLARRYLCINGIWQDHLLFGLLHEDFRG, from the coding sequence ATGGCCCTCTTTCGCCTGCCGTCCAGTGGACCCGCCGCCCTCGCGCCGCGCGGCAACGGGCTGTTGTTGCGTGCGCCGCAGATGTCGGATTTCCTGCAATGGGCGCATTTGCGCGAAACCAGCCGCGACTACCTGACGCCCTGGGAACCGATCTGGCCGTCTGACGATCTCACCCGTTCCGGCTTCCGCCGCCGTCTGCGCCGCTATTCCGAGGACATCGCCGCGGACCGTTCCTATCCCTTTCTGATCTTCCGCGAGCTCGATGGCGCCATGGTCGGCGGCATCACGCTGGCCAATGTGAGGCGCGGTATCGTGCAGGCCGGCACCATCGGCTATTGGGTCGGGCAACCCCATGCTCATCGCGGCTACATGACGGCTGCGCTGCGGGTCCTGCTGCCGACGCTGTTCGGCGAGCTCAACCTGCACCGCGTCGAGGCGGCCTGCATCCCGACCAATGCGCCGTCGATCCGGGTGCTGGAGAAGTGCGGCTTCTCCCGTGAGGGGCTGGCGCGCCGCTATCTCTGCATCAACGGGATCTGGCAGGACCATTTGCTGTTTGGCCTTCTGCACGAGGATTTCCGCGGCTGA
- a CDS encoding nuclear transport factor 2 family protein, producing the protein MSDFDQMGIVVDWVDACRKGDLTTLLDLYADDAQVECTCNGAQRYHGRSELEAYWQPRLSAFSLAGFGLEEIGPVPHGVDLEYSVAGTLRIRASFRFSPEGKIRSTLCEPARQNAHDGCCAC; encoded by the coding sequence GTGAGCGATTTCGATCAGATGGGAATTGTCGTCGACTGGGTGGACGCCTGCCGGAAGGGCGACCTCACGACGTTGCTCGACCTCTATGCGGACGACGCCCAGGTCGAATGCACGTGTAACGGCGCGCAGCGCTATCACGGCCGCAGCGAGCTCGAAGCCTATTGGCAGCCGCGGCTCAGTGCCTTCTCCTTGGCGGGTTTCGGGCTGGAGGAGATCGGCCCCGTGCCCCATGGCGTCGATCTCGAATATTCCGTCGCCGGCACGCTGCGCATTCGCGCCTCGTTTCGCTTCAGCCCGGAAGGCAAGATCCGCAGCACGCTGTGCGAGCCGGCGCGACAGAACGCGCACGACGGCTGTTGTGCATGCTAG
- a CDS encoding secondary thiamine-phosphate synthase enzyme YjbQ, which translates to MTPVKSLTRSAASSVQTTTIASSLLTVQTSGRGFTDLTSEAAKFVAEAHAREGALTLFIRHTSASLTIQENADPSVLVDLTTALSRLAPENAGWTHDTEGPDDMPAHVKTMLTGASLQVPVLNGRLALGTWQAIYLIEHRKRPHRREVVLQFVGSNQ; encoded by the coding sequence ATGACACCAGTCAAATCCCTCACGCGCTCGGCAGCATCGTCCGTGCAAACCACCACGATCGCTTCGTCATTGCTGACCGTGCAGACGTCGGGCCGCGGCTTCACTGATCTCACCAGCGAAGCCGCAAAATTCGTCGCCGAGGCGCACGCGCGCGAGGGCGCGCTGACGCTGTTCATCCGTCATACCTCGGCCTCGCTGACGATTCAGGAGAACGCCGATCCTTCCGTGCTCGTCGACCTCACGACGGCGCTGTCCCGGCTCGCGCCGGAAAATGCGGGGTGGACCCACGACACCGAGGGACCGGACGACATGCCGGCCCACGTCAAGACGATGTTGACCGGAGCCTCGCTTCAGGTCCCGGTCCTGAACGGCAGGCTCGCACTCGGCACCTGGCAGGCGATCTATCTGATTGAGCACCGCAAGCGCCCGCACCGGCGCGAGGTGGTGCTGCAATTCGTCGGCAGCAATCAATAG
- a CDS encoding F0F1 ATP synthase subunit B family protein: protein MFFDPETWVAIAFVILMVVFGYLGVFKSAMTALDHRAARIKAELDDATRLKQEAAKVLAGYKARSATAEREAADIIANAKAEAERIAADAKAKMEDFVARRTKTAESKIALAEAQALADVRAAAAEAAVQAASTILSQSVKGQVADDLLAKGITEVRQKLN from the coding sequence ATGTTCTTCGATCCTGAAACCTGGGTCGCCATCGCCTTCGTGATCCTGATGGTCGTGTTCGGCTATCTCGGGGTCTTCAAGTCGGCGATGACTGCGCTCGACCATCGTGCCGCCCGCATCAAGGCCGAGCTCGACGACGCAACGCGCCTCAAGCAGGAAGCGGCCAAGGTGCTCGCCGGCTACAAGGCGCGCAGTGCCACGGCCGAGCGCGAAGCTGCCGACATCATCGCCAATGCCAAGGCCGAAGCCGAGCGCATCGCAGCCGACGCAAAGGCGAAGATGGAAGACTTCGTCGCCCGCCGGACCAAGACCGCAGAGAGCAAGATCGCGCTCGCCGAGGCCCAGGCGCTGGCCGATGTCCGCGCCGCTGCCGCGGAAGCCGCCGTCCAGGCCGCCTCCACGATCCTGTCGCAGTCGGTCAAGGGCCAGGTCGCCGACGATCTGCTCGCCAAGGGCATCACCGAAGTCAGGCAGAAGCTGAACTGA
- a CDS encoding F0F1 ATP synthase subunit A encodes MKIDPIHQFNIEPLFTLGHIGNHTIAFTNSSLYMLVAVAIISILMLASGTQLVPGRLQSVAEISYEFVASTIRSTAGAEGMKFFPLIFSLFMFICVSNLVGIIPYTFTISSHLIVTAALALLVFFTVLIYGVAKNGLKFFSIFVPHGVPGYILPLVMFIEILSFFLRPVSHSVRLFANMLAGHIALKVFAGFVAMLGFSLGALGWVGGVLPLALTVALYALEILVAFLQAYVFAILTCIYLNDAIHPGH; translated from the coding sequence ATGAAAATCGACCCGATCCACCAGTTCAACATCGAGCCTCTCTTCACGCTGGGCCATATCGGCAATCACACGATCGCCTTCACCAATTCGTCGCTCTACATGCTGGTGGCGGTCGCGATCATCTCGATCCTGATGCTCGCCAGCGGCACGCAGCTGGTTCCCGGGCGCCTGCAGTCGGTCGCCGAGATCTCCTACGAATTCGTCGCCTCGACCATCCGTTCTACGGCCGGCGCGGAAGGCATGAAGTTCTTCCCGCTGATCTTCTCGCTGTTCATGTTCATCTGCGTCTCGAACCTGGTCGGCATCATCCCCTACACCTTCACGATCTCGAGCCATCTGATCGTGACGGCAGCGCTCGCGCTCCTCGTCTTCTTCACGGTGCTGATCTACGGCGTCGCCAAGAACGGCTTGAAGTTCTTCTCGATCTTCGTGCCCCACGGGGTCCCCGGCTACATCCTGCCGCTGGTGATGTTCATCGAGATCCTGTCGTTCTTCCTGCGGCCGGTCTCCCACAGCGTCCGTCTGTTCGCCAACATGCTGGCCGGCCACATCGCGCTGAAGGTGTTCGCGGGCTTCGTCGCCATGCTCGGCTTCTCGCTCGGCGCCCTCGGCTGGGTCGGCGGCGTGCTGCCGCTGGCCCTCACGGTCGCGCTGTACGCGCTGGAGATTCTGGTCGCGTTCCTGCAAGCCTATGTGTTTGCGATCCTGACCTGCATCTACCTCAACGACGCCATTCATCCGGGACACTGA
- a CDS encoding DUF983 domain-containing protein, translating into MNDTAGKPEPETTVLQSALRGLACRCPRCGQGKLYAGFLTLAPACDRCGLDFAFIDTGDGPAIFIIMLAGGIVVAAALIVEVKYQPPYWLHAALWLPLILATTLLPLRAMKSLLIALQFHHKATPGRLVDRAK; encoded by the coding sequence ATGAACGACACCGCCGGCAAACCCGAGCCCGAAACCACCGTTCTGCAAAGCGCGCTGCGCGGGCTTGCCTGCAGATGCCCGCGCTGCGGCCAGGGCAAGCTCTATGCGGGCTTCCTGACGCTCGCGCCGGCCTGCGACCGCTGCGGTCTCGACTTCGCCTTCATCGATACCGGCGACGGTCCGGCGATCTTCATCATCATGCTGGCCGGTGGGATCGTTGTTGCGGCCGCACTCATCGTCGAGGTCAAGTACCAGCCGCCATACTGGCTGCATGCGGCGCTGTGGTTGCCACTGATCCTGGCCACCACGCTCTTGCCGCTGCGTGCGATGAAGTCGCTGTTGATCGCGCTGCAATTCCACCACAAGGCGACACCGGGCCGGTTGGTCGACCGCGCGAAATGA
- a CDS encoding AtpZ/AtpI family protein: MTQGTGHGENGDRDKSSEEAALSERLGNLDQRLSEFRDRRIKTEQPAGDGEDRAARASAMALGFRLSSELIAGVVVGAGIGWGFDRLLSTSPFGFIVFLLLGFVAGVVNVVRTAGAGQNRRGGS, translated from the coding sequence ATGACACAGGGCACGGGGCACGGCGAGAATGGAGATCGCGATAAATCGTCCGAGGAAGCTGCGCTTTCCGAACGGCTCGGAAATCTTGATCAGCGGTTGTCCGAATTTCGCGACCGACGGATCAAGACCGAGCAACCCGCAGGTGACGGTGAAGACAGAGCGGCCAGAGCCTCGGCGATGGCGCTTGGTTTCCGGTTATCCTCGGAGTTGATCGCCGGGGTCGTTGTCGGGGCGGGGATTGGTTGGGGGTTCGACCGCTTGCTGTCGACGTCGCCTTTCGGGTTTATCGTGTTCCTGTTGCTAGGCTTCGTCGCCGGCGTGGTGAATGTGGTGAGAACGGCGGGCGCGGGTCAAAACAGACGCGGTGGTTCGTAA
- a CDS encoding F0F1 ATP synthase subunit C, protein MDPTAAKLIGAGIACIGMGGAGVGVGVIFGNYLAAAVRNPSAAQGQFGNLIFGFAVTEALGIFSLLIALLLLFVPL, encoded by the coding sequence ATGGATCCGACAGCAGCAAAACTTATCGGCGCGGGCATCGCATGCATCGGCATGGGCGGCGCGGGCGTCGGCGTCGGCGTGATCTTCGGCAACTACCTCGCCGCAGCCGTTCGCAACCCCTCGGCAGCTCAGGGCCAGTTCGGCAACCTGATCTTCGGCTTCGCCGTGACCGAAGCGCTCGGCATTTTCTCGCTGCTGATCGCGCTGCTGCTGCTGTTCGTTCCGCTCTGA
- a CDS encoding M16 family metallopeptidase, giving the protein MSVEISKLASGLTVVTDKMPHLETAALGVWAGVGGRDEKPNEHGISHLLEHMAFKGTTKRSSREIVEEIEAVGGDLNAGTSTETTSYYARVLKADVPLALDVLADILANPAFEPDELEREKNVIVQEIGAAQDTPDDVVFEHLNELCYPDQPMGRSLLGTAKTLRAFNRDMLRGYLSTHYRGPDMVVAAAGAVDHEQVVAEAEKRFASFEGTPGPKPQTAQFGKGGAKVVHRELEQAHLTLALEGVPQSDLSLFSLQVFTNILGGGMSSRLFQEVREKRGLCYSIYSFHAPYTDTGFFGLYTGTDPADAPEMMEVVVDIMNDSVETLTEAEIARAKAQMKAGLLMALESCSSRAEQLARHVLAYGRPQTVEELVARIDAVSVESTRDAARALLSRSRPAVVALGSGRGLDTAVSFAEGLTRARAKARLH; this is encoded by the coding sequence ATGAGCGTCGAGATTTCCAAGCTTGCCTCCGGCCTGACCGTCGTCACCGACAAGATGCCACACCTGGAGACCGCGGCGCTCGGCGTCTGGGCCGGCGTCGGCGGACGCGACGAAAAGCCGAACGAGCACGGCATATCGCATCTGCTTGAGCACATGGCGTTCAAGGGCACGACCAAGCGTTCCTCGCGCGAGATCGTCGAGGAGATCGAAGCGGTCGGCGGCGACCTCAATGCCGGCACCTCGACCGAGACCACGTCCTATTATGCGCGGGTGCTGAAGGCCGACGTGCCGCTGGCGCTCGACGTGCTCGCCGACATCCTCGCCAATCCCGCCTTCGAGCCCGACGAGCTGGAGCGCGAGAAGAACGTCATCGTGCAGGAGATCGGTGCCGCGCAGGACACTCCCGACGACGTCGTGTTCGAGCATCTCAACGAGCTCTGCTATCCCGACCAGCCGATGGGTCGCTCGCTGCTTGGCACGGCCAAGACGCTACGCGCCTTCAATCGCGACATGCTGCGCGGCTATCTCTCGACGCATTATCGCGGGCCCGACATGGTGGTGGCGGCGGCCGGCGCGGTCGATCACGAGCAGGTGGTCGCCGAGGCCGAGAAGCGTTTTGCGAGTTTCGAAGGGACGCCGGGCCCGAAGCCGCAAACCGCTCAGTTCGGCAAGGGCGGCGCCAAGGTGGTGCATCGCGAGCTGGAGCAGGCGCATCTGACGCTGGCGCTGGAAGGCGTGCCGCAGAGCGATTTGTCGCTGTTCTCGCTTCAGGTCTTCACCAACATCCTTGGCGGCGGAATGTCGTCGCGCCTGTTCCAGGAGGTGCGCGAGAAGCGCGGTCTCTGCTACTCGATCTACTCGTTCCACGCGCCTTATACGGATACCGGCTTCTTCGGCCTCTACACCGGCACCGATCCAGCCGATGCGCCGGAGATGATGGAGGTCGTGGTCGACATCATGAATGATTCGGTGGAGACGCTGACCGAGGCCGAGATCGCGCGCGCCAAGGCGCAGATGAAGGCGGGCCTCCTGATGGCGTTGGAGAGCTGCTCGTCCCGCGCCGAGCAGCTCGCCCGTCATGTGCTGGCCTATGGCCGGCCGCAGACGGTCGAGGAGCTGGTGGCCCGGATCGACGCCGTCAGCGTCGAATCGACCCGGGACGCCGCGCGTGCCCTGCTGTCGCGGAGCCGGCCTGCCGTTGTCGCATTAGGCAGCGGCAGGGGTCTGGACACGGCGGTGTCTTTTGCGGAAGGATTGACCCGGGCACGTGCCAAGGCGCGGCTGCATTAG
- a CDS encoding SURF1 family protein — MNETARTPRVAGFALFTLFLTAVFVALGVWQLQRRIAKHELVAALTERLAEAPVALPPPAQWAALNPARDEFRRVSFTAAYAALPDAMVYSSGSAVRRDASGPGTWAFLPARLPSGETVVIDAGFVENTMQDRSVEDRAVKKLVTGQPVMLTGYLRFPEPSGWLTPAENRDKRLWFVRDHLAIAGALGWGAVAPFYVDLEQPAPENGIPRPGPLDVHLKDDHLQYAITWFTLAGAVLIAFAVWARGRRQS, encoded by the coding sequence ATGAACGAGACTGCGCGCACGCCCCGCGTGGCCGGCTTCGCGCTGTTCACGCTGTTCCTGACAGCCGTCTTCGTCGCTCTCGGCGTCTGGCAATTGCAGCGCCGGATCGCCAAGCACGAGCTGGTCGCGGCGCTCACCGAGCGTCTGGCGGAGGCGCCCGTCGCGCTGCCGCCGCCGGCGCAATGGGCTGCACTCAATCCCGCGCGCGATGAATTCCGCCGAGTCAGCTTCACCGCGGCTTACGCAGCGCTGCCCGATGCGATGGTCTATTCCTCCGGCTCGGCGGTGCGCAGGGACGCCTCCGGCCCGGGCACCTGGGCGTTCCTGCCGGCGCGGCTTCCCAGCGGCGAGACGGTCGTGATCGATGCGGGCTTCGTCGAGAACACGATGCAGGACCGCAGCGTCGAGGACCGCGCGGTGAAGAAGCTTGTCACTGGGCAGCCGGTCATGCTCACCGGTTATCTGCGCTTTCCCGAGCCGTCCGGCTGGCTGACGCCGGCAGAGAATCGCGACAAGCGGCTCTGGTTCGTGCGCGATCATCTGGCAATCGCAGGCGCGCTCGGCTGGGGCGCGGTTGCGCCGTTCTATGTCGACCTCGAGCAGCCGGCGCCCGAGAACGGCATTCCGCGCCCGGGCCCGCTGGACGTGCATCTGAAGGACGATCACCTGCAATATGCCATCACCTGGTTCACGCTCGCAGGCGCCGTGCTGATCGCTTTCGCCGTGTGGGCAAGAGGCCGGCGGCAGAGCTGA